A window of Streptomyces sp. SAI-127 contains these coding sequences:
- a CDS encoding sensor histidine kinase: MSAARSWYAPVVTRLRTTNPYAVDSALAVLVLFAASLQWMFPDEGDDRLSLVGWLLGAATAVPLIWRRRSPYACALAVSAATTAMAYYHAPPPDVLYGGFVVLYTMAALGLPWQRRTMLACWLLGAVLTMQHREHSEPFEYAFHLTGMICAYGLGVLARVQRAYTAAVEDRAGRLERERAAETARAIAQERSRIARDMHDILAHAVSLMVVQAEAGPVVVRSDPDRAEAAFDAIAASGRDAMTQLRRILGVLKEEERRGGAARLPQPDLAGLPDLVRQVSDSTGLHVGLSVRGRPRPLPPDTEVAAYRAVQEALTNTVKHAYASSAQVELDWAEAELTLTVTDDGRGPARSDGGHGLIGLRERAATCGGSAETGTGPEGGFRVVVRLPAGADREAALG; this comes from the coding sequence ATGTCCGCCGCCCGGTCCTGGTACGCCCCCGTCGTGACCCGCCTGAGGACGACGAACCCGTACGCCGTCGACAGCGCGCTCGCCGTGCTGGTGCTGTTCGCCGCGTCACTGCAGTGGATGTTCCCGGACGAGGGGGACGACCGCCTGAGCCTGGTGGGCTGGCTGCTGGGGGCCGCCACCGCCGTCCCCCTCATCTGGCGGCGCCGCTCCCCCTACGCGTGCGCCCTGGCGGTCTCGGCGGCCACCACGGCGATGGCCTACTACCACGCGCCACCGCCCGACGTGCTCTACGGCGGCTTCGTCGTCCTCTACACGATGGCCGCCCTGGGCCTGCCCTGGCAGCGCCGCACGATGCTGGCGTGCTGGCTGCTCGGGGCCGTGCTTACCATGCAGCACAGGGAGCACTCCGAGCCCTTCGAGTACGCCTTCCACCTCACCGGCATGATCTGCGCCTACGGCCTCGGCGTACTGGCCCGCGTGCAGCGCGCGTACACCGCCGCCGTCGAGGACCGGGCCGGCCGGCTGGAGCGGGAGCGGGCCGCGGAGACCGCGCGGGCCATCGCTCAGGAACGGTCCCGGATCGCCCGGGACATGCACGACATCCTCGCGCACGCGGTGAGCCTGATGGTCGTCCAGGCGGAGGCGGGCCCGGTCGTGGTGCGCAGCGATCCGGACCGCGCCGAGGCGGCGTTCGACGCGATCGCGGCCAGCGGACGGGACGCGATGACCCAACTGCGGCGAATTCTAGGGGTGTTGAAGGAGGAGGAGCGCCGTGGCGGTGCCGCAAGGCTGCCCCAGCCGGACCTCGCCGGGCTGCCCGACCTGGTCCGGCAGGTCTCCGACTCGACGGGCCTGCACGTCGGGTTGAGCGTACGGGGCCGACCGCGCCCCCTCCCCCCGGACACCGAGGTCGCCGCCTATCGCGCGGTGCAGGAAGCCCTGACCAACACGGTGAAGCACGCGTACGCTTCCTCCGCACAGGTGGAACTCGACTGGGCGGAGGCGGAGTTGACCCTCACGGTGACCGACGACGGCAGGGGACCGGCACGCTCGGACGGCGGGCACGGACTCATCGGTCTCCGGGAGCGGGCGGCCACCTGCGGGGGCAGCGCGGAGACCGGGACGGGTCCGGAGGGGGGCTTCCGGGTCGTCGTACGACTGCCCGCCGGCGCGGACCGGGAAGCGGCCCTCGGGTGA
- a CDS encoding helix-turn-helix transcriptional regulator, with protein MAAGNALGEFLKARRGRVPPSRADLPAHGRRRVAGLRRDELARLAGISEPYLTRLEQGVDQHPSPQVLRALARALELDADTRAHLFALAAPDPVRPAETEVAPDLHQLLDAWAGTPAYVRNRRFEVLAANKWARALAPMYEPGRNLVRDMFLDPAARRLFPDWPEIAAQTVAALRAEADPRDPVTVRLVAELETDEDFRGLWARYDARPSRDELKRFAHPHVGELALRRQALTVGGAEQQVIIVYQAVPSSPSAEALARLL; from the coding sequence ATGGCGGCCGGCAACGCGCTCGGAGAGTTCCTGAAGGCCCGGCGGGGACGGGTGCCGCCCTCGCGCGCGGACCTGCCCGCCCACGGAAGACGCCGGGTCGCGGGACTGCGCCGGGACGAGCTGGCCCGGCTGGCCGGCATCAGCGAGCCGTATCTGACCCGGCTGGAACAGGGCGTGGACCAGCATCCCTCGCCGCAGGTGCTGCGGGCGCTCGCGCGGGCGCTGGAACTGGACGCCGACACCCGCGCGCATCTGTTCGCGCTCGCCGCCCCCGATCCCGTACGGCCCGCGGAGACCGAAGTCGCCCCGGACCTGCACCAGTTGCTCGACGCGTGGGCGGGCACACCGGCGTATGTGCGCAACCGGCGGTTCGAGGTGCTGGCCGCCAACAAGTGGGCCCGCGCGCTCGCGCCGATGTACGAGCCGGGGCGCAACCTGGTCCGGGACATGTTCCTCGATCCCGCGGCCCGCCGGCTGTTCCCCGACTGGCCGGAGATCGCCGCGCAGACCGTCGCGGCCCTGCGCGCCGAGGCCGACCCGCGTGACCCCGTGACCGTACGGCTCGTGGCCGAGCTGGAGACGGACGAGGACTTCCGCGGCCTGTGGGCGCGCTACGACGCGCGGCCCTCCCGCGACGAGCTCAAACGGTTCGCCCACCCGCACGTCGGGGAACTCGCCCTGCGGCGGCAGGCGCTCACCGTCGGGGGCGCGGAGCAACAGGTGATCATCGTCTACCAGGCGGTGCCCTCGAGCCCCTCCGCCGAAGCCCTCGCCAGGTTGCTCTGA
- a CDS encoding response regulator transcription factor has product MSIRVVVADDQELVRSGFSMILEAQQDIEVVAEAGDGAEAVDAVRRHSPDVLLLDIRMPVMDGLEAARRVCAQSSCRVVMLTTFDLDEYVYDALYAGASGFLLKDVRRDDLVHAVRVVAGGDSLLAPAVTRRLVADIVRRRREEAATGATPDRLDVLTAREVETLRMLARGLSNAEIATTLFVSEHTVKTHVSNVLSKLGLRDRVQAVICAYETGLVAPGAP; this is encoded by the coding sequence GTGAGCATCCGGGTGGTCGTCGCCGACGACCAGGAACTGGTCCGCAGCGGCTTCAGCATGATCCTGGAGGCGCAGCAGGACATCGAGGTGGTCGCCGAGGCCGGGGACGGCGCCGAGGCGGTCGACGCGGTGCGCCGGCACTCCCCCGACGTGCTGCTCCTCGACATCCGGATGCCGGTCATGGACGGCCTGGAGGCGGCCCGGCGGGTGTGCGCGCAGTCGAGCTGCAGGGTGGTCATGCTGACCACGTTCGACCTCGACGAGTACGTGTACGACGCGCTCTACGCGGGGGCCAGCGGCTTCCTCCTCAAGGACGTGCGCCGGGACGACCTCGTGCACGCGGTCCGCGTGGTCGCGGGCGGCGACTCCCTGCTCGCGCCGGCCGTCACCCGCCGCCTGGTCGCCGACATCGTGCGCCGCCGCCGCGAGGAGGCCGCCACCGGGGCCACCCCCGACCGCCTGGACGTCCTGACGGCCCGCGAGGTGGAGACCCTGCGGATGCTGGCGCGGGGCCTGTCCAACGCGGAGATCGCGACAACACTGTTCGTCAGCGAGCACACGGTGAAGACACACGTCAGCAACGTCCTGAGCAAGCTGGGCCTGCGGGACCGGGTCCAGGCGGTGATCTGCGCGTACGAGACGGGTCTGGTGGCGCCGGGTGCCCCCTAG
- a CDS encoding IclR family transcriptional regulator, whose protein sequence is MTVRSAPDRLLSVLAAFDHDHPALSLTDISRRAGLTLTTTHRLVGALTDWGALERDDAGVYHVGLRLWEVAALAPRGVALRQLALPYLEDLYEATHENVQLAVRDGSDVVYIEWIAGRSSVGVHIRVGARWPLHATGVGLVLLAHCEPWEQEEYCAAPLAVFTPYTITEPAKLRRVLAEVRRTGVAVSSRQVTDDALSVAAPVCGPDGTVVAAVSVVVPQADAQVPALIPAVRLAALGISRALGWQPTVPPRSGAGYPSHR, encoded by the coding sequence ATGACCGTACGCTCGGCGCCGGACCGGCTGCTGTCCGTGCTCGCCGCCTTCGACCACGACCACCCGGCGCTGTCCCTGACCGACATCAGCCGGCGCGCGGGGCTGACCCTGACCACCACCCACCGACTGGTGGGCGCGCTGACCGACTGGGGCGCTCTGGAGCGGGACGACGCGGGCGTCTACCACGTCGGGCTGCGGCTGTGGGAGGTCGCCGCGCTCGCGCCGCGCGGGGTCGCGCTCCGGCAGCTGGCGCTGCCGTATCTGGAGGACCTGTACGAAGCCACCCACGAGAACGTGCAGTTGGCGGTGCGGGACGGCTCGGACGTCGTCTACATCGAGTGGATCGCGGGGCGTTCGTCGGTCGGCGTGCACATCAGGGTGGGGGCGCGCTGGCCGCTGCACGCCACCGGGGTCGGCCTGGTGCTGCTGGCGCACTGCGAGCCTTGGGAGCAGGAGGAGTACTGCGCGGCCCCGCTCGCCGTCTTCACGCCGTACACGATCACCGAACCGGCGAAACTGCGCCGGGTGCTCGCCGAGGTCCGGCGCACCGGCGTCGCGGTGAGCAGTCGTCAGGTCACCGACGACGCCCTCTCGGTGGCCGCCCCCGTGTGCGGGCCCGACGGGACGGTGGTCGCGGCCGTGTCGGTCGTGGTGCCCCAGGCCGACGCCCAGGTGCCGGCGTTGATCCCCGCGGTACGGCTCGCGGCGCTCGGAATCTCGCGGGCCCTGGGCTGGCAGCCCACGGTCCCGCCCCGTTCGGGTGCCGGATATCCCTCTCACCGGTGA
- a CDS encoding glycoside hydrolase family 16 protein: MSETSGIPRRRRALVAVLSTLGLAAALATAATLPADASAPTPPTGWSQVFLDDFNGSAGSGVNTSNWQYSTGTSYPGGPAHWGTGEVETMTNSTSNVALDGNGNLRITPLRDSAGNWTSGRIETNRTDFQPPSGGKLRVEARIQMPNVTGTAAEGYWPAFWALGAPYRGNYQNWPSVGELDIMENVQGMNRVWATMHCGTNPGGPCNETTGIGNNVACPGSTCQSAFHTYTMEWDRSVSPETIRFLVDGTQFHSVNASQVDATTWANATGHGFFLILNVAMGGAFPDAFGGGLDSGTQSGVPMTVDYVQVLSAGGSGTTPPPTGGVDAYGTIQAESYNSQSGVTAETTTDTGGGQDIGSLANGDWALYQNVNFGSTAANQFVARVASGAAGGVSGLVEVRLDSRTATPVGSFSIADTGGWQSWRTVPANMSSVTGTHNVYLTFTSGQPADFVNVNWFTFGH; the protein is encoded by the coding sequence ATGAGTGAAACCTCCGGCATACCCAGACGGCGGCGAGCCCTCGTCGCCGTGCTGAGCACCCTCGGTCTGGCCGCCGCCCTCGCGACCGCGGCCACCCTCCCCGCCGACGCCTCCGCCCCCACACCGCCCACGGGCTGGTCGCAGGTCTTCCTCGACGACTTCAACGGCTCCGCCGGGTCCGGCGTCAACACCTCCAACTGGCAGTACTCCACCGGTACTTCCTATCCGGGCGGCCCCGCCCACTGGGGCACCGGCGAGGTCGAGACGATGACCAACAGCACCAGCAACGTGGCGCTGGACGGCAACGGCAACCTGCGCATCACGCCGCTGCGCGACTCGGCCGGCAACTGGACCTCGGGCCGTATCGAGACCAACCGCACCGACTTCCAGCCCCCGTCCGGCGGCAAGCTGCGCGTCGAGGCGCGTATCCAGATGCCCAACGTCACCGGCACCGCGGCCGAGGGCTACTGGCCGGCGTTCTGGGCACTGGGCGCGCCCTACCGCGGCAACTACCAGAACTGGCCGAGCGTCGGTGAGCTGGACATCATGGAGAACGTCCAGGGCATGAACCGCGTGTGGGCCACGATGCACTGCGGCACCAACCCGGGCGGCCCGTGCAACGAGACGACGGGCATCGGCAACAACGTCGCCTGTCCGGGCTCGACCTGCCAGTCGGCGTTCCACACCTACACCATGGAGTGGGACCGTTCGGTGAGCCCCGAGACGATCCGCTTCCTCGTGGACGGCACCCAGTTCCACTCGGTCAACGCGAGCCAGGTGGACGCGACGACCTGGGCCAACGCCACGGGCCACGGTTTCTTCCTCATCCTCAACGTGGCGATGGGCGGCGCCTTCCCGGACGCGTTCGGCGGCGGTCTCGACTCCGGCACCCAGTCCGGCGTGCCCATGACCGTCGACTACGTCCAGGTGCTGTCGGCCGGTGGGAGCGGTACCACGCCTCCGCCCACGGGCGGCGTCGACGCCTACGGCACCATCCAGGCGGAGTCGTACAACAGCCAGAGCGGCGTGACCGCCGAGACCACGACGGACACCGGTGGCGGCCAGGACATCGGCTCGCTCGCGAACGGTGACTGGGCGCTGTACCAGAACGTCAACTTCGGCTCCACGGCGGCGAATCAGTTCGTCGCGCGCGTGGCGAGCGGCGCGGCGGGCGGCGTCAGCGGTCTGGTCGAGGTGCGCCTGGACAGCCGTACCGCCACTCCGGTCGGCAGCTTCTCGATCGCCGACACGGGCGGCTGGCAGTCCTGGAGAACGGTCCCGGCGAACATGAGCTCCGTCACCGGCACGCACAACGTGTATCTGACCTTCACCAGCGGCCAGCCGGCCGACTTCGTGAACGTGAACTGGTTCACCTTCGGTCACTGA
- a CDS encoding MMPL family transporter, producing MLSTLARAATRRPLTVIGLWAAFLLLGFGLGTGVFADLSDDVPDVPGTESDMADDYLSGVDPTGESVTAVVAGVPVSDAALRAQVERTVAEVRRIAGVAEVPDPYTTPGLTARDGRALVVPVTFEGGLSDEAEEEATDSAVETIKRIDAPDVHVSGGELLGRQLGERAQEDVKNAELISLPVVLALLLVVFGGLRAAALPLVIAVSGIAGAFLGLFAFSQVTDISVYAIQVTTMLGLGLAIDYALLMLVRFREERRHTEDVIEAVHRTVDAAGRTVLFSGLTVAVSLTGLLVFPSVFLRSMGLAVAAVVVVDMLAAVTLLPALLTKFGGRIRPSKARSQDEEGRVFARLARFAQRRRIAVLVTVVPALLLLALPVTGLRIAIGDARQLPSGTEARQLYDTVDAHFPKGTGVSPVTVVLKPGTDTATADRIRTLVPNSESRALPGGNTVVELQPPGSVDGRAATDLVERVRDVRGTEPAEVTGVAARLVDFRAMLADRAPWAALTVLAGIFVLLFAFTGSVLIPLRTIATTLLSLGAALGVVVWVFQDGHGAGLLGGEGLGALSLTAPPLIVSIAFGLAMDYELFILARMREARQRTGDDHEAVVTGLRRSGRVVTCAALLLAVVFGAFMTGGFSPILQIGLGLTLAVLIDATVVRMLLVPATMALLGRRAWWAPGPLRRVHDRFGLREAAAAQPSVPTKV from the coding sequence GTGCTCTCCACCCTCGCCCGGGCAGCGACCCGCCGCCCGCTGACCGTCATCGGCCTCTGGGCCGCCTTCCTGCTGCTGGGCTTCGGCCTCGGGACGGGCGTCTTCGCCGATCTCTCCGACGACGTGCCCGACGTGCCCGGCACCGAGTCCGACATGGCCGACGACTATCTCTCCGGCGTGGACCCGACCGGCGAGTCCGTCACCGCGGTCGTCGCGGGCGTGCCGGTCTCCGACGCCGCCCTGCGCGCCCAGGTCGAGCGGACCGTCGCCGAGGTCCGGAGGATCGCCGGGGTGGCCGAGGTACCGGACCCGTACACCACGCCCGGTCTCACTGCCCGCGACGGCCGGGCCCTCGTCGTCCCCGTCACCTTCGAGGGCGGCCTGAGCGACGAGGCCGAGGAGGAGGCGACGGACTCGGCCGTCGAGACCATCAAGCGGATCGACGCGCCCGACGTCCACGTCAGCGGCGGCGAACTGCTCGGGCGGCAGCTCGGCGAGCGCGCCCAGGAGGATGTGAAGAACGCCGAGTTGATCTCGCTGCCGGTCGTACTCGCCCTGCTGCTCGTCGTGTTCGGCGGACTGCGCGCCGCCGCGCTGCCGCTGGTGATCGCGGTGAGCGGGATCGCGGGTGCCTTCCTGGGACTGTTCGCCTTCAGTCAGGTCACCGACATCTCGGTGTACGCGATCCAGGTCACCACCATGCTGGGCCTCGGACTCGCCATCGACTACGCCCTGTTGATGCTGGTCCGCTTCCGCGAGGAACGACGGCACACCGAGGACGTCATCGAGGCCGTGCACCGCACAGTCGACGCGGCCGGCCGGACCGTGCTGTTCTCCGGGCTCACCGTGGCCGTCAGCCTGACCGGCCTGCTGGTCTTCCCGAGCGTGTTCCTGCGCAGCATGGGCCTGGCCGTCGCCGCCGTCGTGGTGGTCGACATGCTGGCCGCGGTCACGCTGCTGCCCGCGCTGCTCACGAAGTTCGGGGGCAGGATCCGGCCCTCGAAGGCACGCTCCCAGGACGAGGAGGGCCGGGTCTTCGCCCGCCTCGCCCGCTTCGCGCAGCGCCGCCGGATCGCCGTCCTGGTCACCGTCGTGCCGGCCCTGCTGCTCCTCGCCCTGCCCGTGACCGGCCTGCGGATCGCCATCGGCGACGCCCGGCAGCTGCCTTCCGGTACCGAGGCACGGCAGTTGTACGACACCGTCGACGCGCACTTCCCGAAGGGCACCGGCGTCTCCCCCGTGACCGTCGTCCTGAAGCCCGGCACCGACACCGCGACCGCCGACCGCATCCGCACCCTGGTCCCGAACTCCGAGTCCCGCGCACTGCCGGGCGGCAACACAGTCGTAGAGCTGCAACCGCCCGGCAGCGTGGACGGCAGGGCGGCCACCGACCTCGTCGAGCGGGTACGGGACGTGCGCGGCACCGAGCCCGCCGAGGTGACCGGGGTCGCGGCCCGGCTGGTCGACTTCCGCGCGATGCTCGCCGACCGGGCGCCCTGGGCGGCCCTCACCGTCCTGGCCGGCATCTTCGTCCTGCTGTTCGCCTTCACCGGCTCGGTGCTGATCCCGCTGCGCACGATCGCGACCACTCTGCTCAGTCTGGGCGCGGCGCTCGGCGTGGTGGTGTGGGTCTTCCAGGACGGCCACGGCGCCGGACTGCTCGGCGGCGAGGGGCTGGGCGCGCTGAGCCTGACCGCACCGCCGCTGATCGTGTCGATCGCGTTCGGGCTCGCCATGGACTACGAGCTGTTCATCCTGGCCCGGATGCGGGAGGCGCGGCAGCGCACCGGGGACGACCACGAGGCCGTGGTGACCGGGCTGCGCCGCTCCGGGCGGGTCGTCACCTGTGCCGCCCTGCTCCTCGCGGTCGTGTTCGGCGCCTTCATGACCGGCGGGTTCTCCCCCATCCTCCAGATCGGCCTCGGCCTGACCCTGGCGGTGCTGATCGACGCGACGGTCGTACGGATGCTGCTGGTCCCGGCGACCATGGCGCTGCTCGGCCGGCGCGCCTGGTGGGCGCCCGGGCCGCTGCGCCGGGTGCACGACCGGTTCGGGCTGCGGGAGGCGGCCGCGGCCCAGCCGTCCGTGCCCACGAAGGTCTGA
- a CDS encoding Ig-like domain-containing protein, producing the protein MGVPHISNRSERQPERWSRRGMLAALGAVPAAVVLTGCSGSADASEGTSTASAQVAAEKAAITVTPADGTRKADFATPVEVTVTDGTLASVKVTGNDGSTLAGSLNDAKTTWTSTTNPYSGTRYTVAVTAQDGTEETAAFTTKSPGETFVGWFTPEANTTSGVGMPVSINFSHAVSDRAAVQKAITVTAEPAVEIVGHWFSDTRLDFRPETYWAAGTKITLGLRLKDVQGTAGVYGVQSKDVTFHIGREQISTVDLSTKEMVVRRDGETIATYPVSGGDSDHTTWSGIMVISERFKQTRMESSTVGLGDEYDISDVPHAQRLTTSGTFVHGNYWAPTSVFGSRNTSHGCVGLHDAKGADDSSVDGYKFYESSLLGDVVIVKNSGERTVEPSNGLNGWNLSWSDWKAGSAV; encoded by the coding sequence GTGGGCGTCCCGCACATATCGAACCGGTCCGAGCGACAGCCGGAGAGGTGGTCCCGGCGCGGGATGCTCGCCGCCCTGGGTGCCGTGCCGGCGGCCGTCGTCCTGACGGGCTGCAGCGGATCCGCGGACGCCTCGGAGGGGACGTCGACCGCGTCCGCCCAGGTGGCCGCGGAGAAGGCGGCCATCACGGTCACCCCCGCCGACGGGACCAGGAAGGCCGACTTCGCCACCCCCGTCGAGGTCACCGTGACCGACGGCACCCTGGCCTCCGTGAAGGTGACCGGCAACGACGGCTCCACGCTGGCCGGGTCGCTCAACGACGCGAAGACCACATGGACTTCGACGACGAACCCCTACTCGGGCACCAGGTACACGGTCGCGGTCACCGCACAGGACGGCACCGAGGAGACGGCGGCCTTCACGACGAAGTCCCCCGGCGAGACGTTCGTGGGCTGGTTCACCCCCGAGGCGAACACCACCTCCGGCGTCGGCATGCCGGTCTCCATCAACTTCTCGCACGCCGTGTCCGACAGGGCCGCCGTCCAGAAGGCGATCACGGTGACCGCCGAACCCGCGGTCGAGATCGTGGGCCACTGGTTCAGCGACACCCGGCTCGACTTCCGGCCCGAGACCTACTGGGCGGCCGGCACGAAGATCACGCTCGGCCTGCGGCTCAAGGACGTCCAGGGCACGGCCGGCGTCTACGGCGTGCAGTCCAAGGACGTCACCTTCCACATCGGCCGCGAGCAGATCAGCACGGTCGACCTGTCCACCAAGGAGATGGTGGTCAGGAGGGACGGCGAGACGATCGCCACGTACCCCGTCTCCGGCGGCGACTCCGACCACACCACCTGGTCCGGGATCATGGTGATCAGCGAGCGGTTCAAGCAGACCCGCATGGAGTCCTCGACGGTCGGCCTCGGCGACGAGTACGACATCTCCGACGTCCCGCACGCCCAGCGGCTGACCACCTCCGGCACCTTCGTGCACGGCAACTACTGGGCGCCCACCTCGGTGTTCGGCAGCCGGAACACCAGCCACGGCTGCGTCGGCCTGCACGACGCCAAGGGCGCGGACGACAGCTCCGTGGACGGCTACAAGTTCTACGAGAGCTCCCTGCTCGGCGATGTCGTGATCGTGAAGAACTCCGGCGAGAGGACCGTGGAACCGTCGAACGGGCTCAACGGCTGGAACCTGTCGTGGTCCGACTGGAAGGCGGGCAGCGCGGTCTGA
- a CDS encoding VOC family protein: MSEVPPTVRELRLVVTAEDYDEALRFYRDVLGLPERAAFSSPDGRVTILEAGRATLELTDPNHAAFIDEVEVGRRVAGHIRVAFEVDDSALTTARLAEAGAEVVAEPTRTPWNSLNSRLEAPGSLQLTLFTELGD, translated from the coding sequence ATGTCCGAGGTACCACCCACCGTCCGTGAACTCCGGCTCGTCGTCACGGCGGAGGACTACGACGAGGCGCTGCGCTTCTACCGGGACGTCCTCGGGCTGCCCGAACGGGCCGCGTTCTCCTCACCCGACGGGCGGGTCACGATTCTGGAGGCGGGGCGGGCGACGCTGGAGCTGACCGACCCGAACCATGCGGCGTTCATCGACGAGGTCGAGGTGGGGCGGCGGGTCGCGGGGCACATCCGGGTGGCGTTCGAGGTGGACGACTCGGCCCTCACGACGGCCAGGCTGGCGGAGGCCGGGGCGGAGGTGGTCGCCGAACCGACTCGCACGCCCTGGAACTCGCTGAACTCCCGCCTGGAAGCGCCGGGTTCGCTTCAGCTGACCCTCTTCACCGAACTCGGGGACTAG
- a CDS encoding TolB-like translocation protein, whose amino-acid sequence MTRTTRLLTLLVAVVLLGAVGTGSVLYAAHRSGMRDRQQANGPTVRAGTVSLRPTAGRRLLVRNLAWGPHRDEIATVPADDPQGPRTASGVKCLRFHAAAGTGICLQAVHGALEDTYRAVVLDAHLRERHRFPAAGIPTRARVSPSGHMVAWTVFVSGDSYAGTNFSTRTAVVDTRTWAIDDNLETFHIVKDGRTYHAADTNVWGVTFADDHHFYATLATGGRTYLVRGDVTARTLTTLHRNVECPSLSPDGTRIAYKKRVKGASPDAPWRLYVLNLRTMKETATAESRDIDDQALWADDDTLVYALPGDYGSDLWTVPADGTGTARRLMTSAVAPAYLG is encoded by the coding sequence ATGACCCGAACGACCCGTCTGCTGACCCTCCTCGTCGCCGTCGTGCTGCTCGGCGCGGTCGGCACCGGGTCGGTCCTGTACGCCGCCCACCGCTCGGGCATGAGGGACCGGCAGCAGGCGAACGGTCCGACCGTGCGCGCCGGCACCGTCTCGCTGCGGCCGACGGCAGGGCGCCGCTTGCTCGTACGGAACCTGGCCTGGGGACCGCACCGCGACGAGATCGCCACCGTCCCCGCCGACGATCCGCAGGGCCCGCGCACCGCTTCGGGGGTGAAGTGCCTGCGCTTCCACGCGGCCGCCGGCACCGGCATCTGCCTCCAGGCCGTGCACGGCGCGCTGGAGGACACCTACCGCGCGGTGGTGCTCGACGCGCACCTGCGCGAACGCCACCGTTTCCCGGCGGCCGGCATCCCCACCCGGGCCCGGGTCTCGCCCTCCGGACACATGGTCGCCTGGACGGTGTTCGTCAGCGGAGACTCGTACGCCGGAACGAACTTCTCCACCCGCACGGCCGTCGTCGACACCCGCACCTGGGCGATCGACGACAACCTGGAGACGTTCCACATCGTCAAGGACGGCCGGACCTACCATGCCGCCGACACCAACGTCTGGGGCGTCACCTTCGCCGACGACCACCACTTCTACGCCACGCTGGCGACCGGCGGCCGGACGTACCTCGTGCGGGGCGACGTGACCGCGCGCACGCTCACCACCCTGCACCGCAACGTCGAATGCCCCTCCCTCTCACCCGACGGCACCCGCATCGCCTACAAGAAGCGTGTCAAGGGGGCCTCGCCCGACGCCCCTTGGCGCCTGTACGTCCTGAACCTGCGCACCATGAAGGAGACCGCGACCGCCGAGTCGCGCGACATCGACGACCAGGCACTGTGGGCCGACGACGACACCCTCGTCTACGCCCTCCCCGGCGACTACGGCTCCGACCTGTGGACCGTCCCCGCCGACGGCACCGGCACGGCCCGCCGCCTGATGACCTCCGCGGTCGCCCCCGCCTACCTGGGGTGA
- a CDS encoding SDR family oxidoreductase, which produces MKKTWFITGASRGFGRIWAEAALSRGDRVAATARRPESLESLVDTYGDSVLPLALDVTDRAAAFAAVRRAADAFGRLDVVVNNAGYGLFGMVEETTEEQARAQLDTNVLGPLWVTQAALPLLRAQRGGHILQVSSIGGLAAFPSLGLYNASKWALEGMSEALAQEVGPLGVRVTIVEPGPYGTDWSGSSAVHAEPLAAYEPIREARRAGAGARAPQDPRATAEVVLELVDTDEPPLRLFLGTYPYPVVEAAYRRRLDTWEAWRPLAARA; this is translated from the coding sequence ATGAAGAAGACCTGGTTCATCACCGGCGCGTCCCGCGGCTTCGGCCGGATCTGGGCGGAGGCCGCCCTTTCCCGAGGCGACCGGGTGGCCGCCACCGCCCGCCGCCCCGAGTCCCTCGAGTCTCTCGTCGACACCTACGGGGACAGCGTCCTGCCCCTCGCCCTGGACGTCACCGACCGGGCGGCCGCCTTCGCCGCCGTCCGACGGGCCGCCGACGCCTTCGGCCGCCTCGACGTGGTCGTCAACAACGCGGGCTACGGCCTGTTCGGCATGGTCGAGGAGACCACCGAGGAACAGGCCCGCGCCCAGCTGGACACGAACGTGCTCGGCCCGCTGTGGGTGACACAGGCGGCCCTGCCGCTCCTGCGCGCCCAGCGCGGCGGGCACATCCTGCAGGTGTCCAGCATCGGCGGCCTGGCCGCCTTCCCCTCCCTGGGCCTCTACAACGCCTCCAAGTGGGCGCTTGAGGGCATGAGCGAGGCGCTCGCCCAGGAGGTCGGCCCGCTCGGCGTCCGCGTCACGATCGTCGAACCCGGCCCCTACGGCACCGACTGGTCCGGCTCCTCGGCGGTGCACGCCGAGCCCCTCGCCGCCTACGAGCCGATCCGCGAGGCCCGCCGGGCCGGTGCCGGCGCCCGGGCGCCCCAGGATCCGCGGGCCACCGCCGAGGTCGTCCTCGAACTGGTCGACACGGACGAGCCGCCCCTGCGCCTGTTCCTGGGGACGTATCCCTATCCGGTCGTGGAAGCCGCCTACCGCCGGCGACTGGACACCTGGGAGGCCTGGCGGCCCCTCGCCGCCAGGGCCTGA